The DNA sequence TGATGAAGAAATTCACCAAATTGGAAGATATAGTCCAATGTCCAACAAAGAGCAATAAGCCTAAGGCAAGTAAAGAACGAGCTACAATTCTTGACCAAGAAAGGATATTTAACTGAGTTCATGACATCTAAAAGGGCGTCTTATATTAGGAGAGACAAGTCACTCAATGAAGACAACATGACGCCGGTAAGACAACCACCACCACCACATCATAAAGTAATTAACTTCATCGCAGGTGGTTCTGAAGTGTGTGGGTCTGCACCACAAGCTAAGAGGGTGGCTAGAGAGACAGACATACGAGTTACTTAGGTAGGAGTTCGTAGTAATACTCTATCATCTTTGATGTTTGACGAGTAGGATAAAAGGAGTATTCTAGAACCGTAGAAAGTTGGACTTGTCATCTCACTCCCTGTGGGGAATTTCCTGATCAAAAGAATACTAGTTGACAGCGGGAGCGCTGCCAATATCATGATGATGAGCACGTTGAAACAAATGGGTTTGGAAGACAGTGACATGATTAGGAAATCGACAATATTGGTGGGATTTAGTGGATAAACCAAGTGTAAATTTGGTGAGATTACATTGCTTACGTATGCACAAGGAGTTAACCTTTGGGAGAACTTCTGCATAATAGATGTTGATTTAACATACAACATAATCATGGGAAGGCcttggattcacaatttgataGCTATACTATCGACATACCATCAAGTTCTTAAATTTCCAACACCATGGGGAGCCCAGGAGATACGAGAGGATCAAGATATGGCACACGAATGTTACAAGACATGCTTGAAACTGACTATCCAATATCATAGGAATGAGACACCTGTGGCCACAGTCACAGGACCTGAAAAATTGGCTGAGGTCGATCTAAAGATGGGAGACAAGAAAGTGCTAATAAGAGAAGACCTGTCACCAACAATTGAGGTAAATATGGTGAATTTCTTGACTACGAGATTGGATGCATTCACGGGGGAACATGACGAAATAACAGGAATAGACCCAAATGTCATCACGCACAAGTTAAATGTTGATCCTAGATACACCCCTGAGAACATAAAAGAAAGAAGTTCGCGCCAGAGAGTAACAAGATAATTAACAATGAAGTCGACAGGCTTATGAAGGCTGGGATGATAAAGGAGGTTGACTATCCCTAGTGGCTAGCAAATGTTGTCATAGTGCAGAAAAAGAATGGGAAGTGGAGAGTTTGTGTCGACTAAACGGACTTGAACAAAGCTTGCCCTAAAGACCCCTACCCACTACCCCACATCGACACCTTGGTGGACTCAACGGCTGGACATGAATTGCTTACATTTTTGGATACTTCAAGTGGGTTTAATCAAATTCAAATGGAGTCATCTGATTGTGAGAAGACAACATTCATCACAGATAGGGGGATATATTGTTACTTGGCCATGCCATTCGGACTACACTAGGCTAGGGCTATATTTCAAAGGCTCGTTAACAAAATGTTCAAGGAGCTGATAGGAGGGGCATTGAGGCTAGCCCAGAACAGCTTAAGGAAATTTTCGAGTTAAAGAGTCCATCAAATATTGAAGACATCCAAAAACTGATGACAAGAGTTGCAGCCTTGAACAGGTTCATCTCACGATCATCGGACATATGTAAACTATTTTATGATGATTAAGCAAAAACAAGGGGTTTATATGGTCAGAACAACATAAAGATGCACTTAAAAACCTGAAGAAATATCTCACTACTCCTCTACTCTTGTCTAAGCCTCTTAAAGGAGAGGACCTTTATGTTTACCTGTCTTTTACAGATCATGCTATGAGTGGAGTTCTCGTCAAAGAAAGCAAAGGTGTCCAGTCGCCTATTTATTATGTCCGCAAGAGCCTATTTGATGCGAAAACAAGGTACACATCTCTAGAAAAATTGGTTCTTACATTGGCCATGACTTTAACTAAATTAAGGCATTATTTTGAATCACACAAAATACATGTCATGACGAACTTTTCCTCGAGAACTTTCTTGAGCAAACCTGATTTGACGGGAAGGATGGCGAAATGGGCCATATGTTTGAGCACTTACGACATCACATATGATACAAGGAGTGTCATAAAATCACAAGCTCTAGTTGACTTTGTGGCTGATTTTAATCCAAGCCAAATGACGAAAGCTGAGGAGGAGTTTCAACGAGTCATTTCAAGGGTGGACACCAAACCATGGACATTATATACTGATGGATCTTCGAATGTAAATGGAATAGGATTGGGGCTTGTACTAAAATCTCCATAGGGGGATATGATAGCACATTCAATATGATGTGTCTTCAAAGCCACCAATAATGAAGTCGAGTACGAAATATTGATTGTAGGGCTCATGACTGCTAAGAACATGAAGGTCAGAAATATTGATGTAAATTAtgatttattgttaattattaatCATGTTAATGGTTCCTATGAAGCTAAGGATCCCAAGATGATCACCTACTTGGACATCACGAAGAAATTGACAAATTACTTTGACActttcaaaatataacaagtTCCAAGATAAAATAATGTACAAGCTGATACACTAGCCGGTTTGGGAGCTGTTTCTTAGGGTCTCGACTTAAACAACATTACAGTTATTCATATCACGAAGCCTATTGTTGAAATATTGGTTCATGACATGGAAGTGTTGGATCTTGATCAACATGATGACAATACCAATGAAGACATGGATAGCTGGATTAGAACATACAAAGATTACATGCAACTTGGTGTTAAACCAAATAGCAACAATGAAGCTAGGATCCTTAGGATGAAAGCTTCAAGGTTTACACTCATAGATAACGAGTTGTTTAAGAAATCTTCGATGGGACTGCTTTAAAGATGCTTGATAAAACACGAAGCTGACATGTTATTAAGAGATGCACCTGAAGGAGAGTGTGGAAATGATACCAACGCAAGAAATCTCTCATTAAAGATTCTATACTTGGGTTATTACTGGCCGACACTAATGCATGATGCTATAGATTACATAAGAAGATGTGACTCCTCCAGATCTTGGCCTTTCATGAAATGGGGGATGGACATTGTGGGCAAGATGCCACCTGCACCTGGGAAAAAGGTGTTCATGCTAGCCATGGCAGATTACTTTTAAAAATGGATTGAGGCAGAAGCGCTCAAGCAGGTCATGTCAAAAGAAGTGATATCATTTATAAAGAGTAATATTTTTGCAAGTTTGGTGTTTCATCTGAAATTGTTTGTGACAATGGGTCACAATTCATAAGCGACAAGACTGAAGAATTTTGTAAACGTTGGAACATCAACTTGATTAAGTCGACACCAAGATATCCTCAAGCCGATGGACAGGCTGAATCAAacaacaagatcataatcaacaatCTTAAAAGGAGACTGACATCATGCAAAGGGAAGTGGGCTGAAGAATTGCCTTGGATGTTGTGGTCGGACATGACGAATCCTAAGACGTCAATGGGACAGATGCCATATAGCTTAGTCTATAGCACTGAAGCTTTATTACCAACATAGATCATGATGCCAATAGCCAGGTACGGACTATTGATGACTGACATGAACAACATAAAATTGGCACATGACCAGGATACTGTGGATGAGCTTCGAGAGATGACGAGGATTCATATGGTTTTTTATCAACAAAGGGTGGCCAACACATCTAACAAACATTTCCATGTGAGAGCTTTCTGTGTTGGTGACTTGGTGCTAAGGAAGACGTTCCAAAACACTATGGATGTGACGGTAGGATAATTCGGTGACACTTGGGAAGGACCTTACTTCATTGACGTAGTCAGTGGACATGGGGCTTATCAATTGTCAAGTATGGACAACACACAAGTACCAAGAAGCTGAAACGCTTTACACTTGAAGCTATATCACGTGTAAAGAGTCTTAACTCATCTTTTTAGTTCAGTTTTTTAGGAGTCTTTGATTAATAAGTCGCAAGGATATAGTTGATTATCGTTGTTTGCTTATGCTTGGTTTGATGCTTTATTTGAGGAAACTTGATCCTATGTTTATGTTTCCAATTCCTTACATtttatatcatgaattaattgTTATGCAAGTTATTTCTATCAATTGTACTTACCTTTTATGTGACTTTACTTTGCAAGAATTATTTCTATAATGTTAGTATATACTAGTAAATGATGAACAGAACATGTCAATTATAAATGTAAGGGCTGATCACCCAACTACAATCATGTTGCTCTAAATGAAAATGATGTAAGCATTCGACAGTCTTAGTTGACAGAAGAGCTTTATTAAATTTATTGCGATGAAAAATAATACTTATATGCATCCACATTATATTAATACATGACATGATTTTTGGTGAGTTTTAAGAGGGAAAAGGCCTCTTAACCATTCTACGAGTGCATGCACCGACGTATATTGACAAAT is a window from the Apium graveolens cultivar Ventura chromosome 1, ASM990537v1, whole genome shotgun sequence genome containing:
- the LOC141707737 gene encoding uncharacterized protein LOC141707737, which codes for MLLRDAPEGECGNDTNARNLSLKILYLGYYWPTLMHDAIDYIRRCDSSRSWPFMKWGMDIVGKMPPAPGKKFGVSSEIVCDNGSQFISDKTEEFCKRWNINLIKSTPRYPQADGQAESNNKIIINNLKRRLTSCKGKWAEELPWMLWSDMTNPKTSMGQMPYSLVYSTEALLPT